Proteins from one Chloroflexota bacterium genomic window:
- a CDS encoding LLM class flavin-dependent oxidoreductase, translating to MKFSIRLNNDLPVERTVALAQAAEQYGFDQFWVSHDLFLRSAWVILSAVAQATTRIRIGTGIVNPYTANLGEIAMGAVTLDELSGGRFNLGIGAGAADFLGWVGIVQDAPLTAMRESLAVLRRLFAGERAAYDGRFVRGWTDEAYLRVPARPVPIYVGAMSPRMLELIGEAADGGLPLLFPPEHYANVQPLVAAGAHRAGRDVEQVDLAACIWCSVSADRAAALDALKEKVAYYGHALSPTIYAQLGLSAADFAPIRQAVVVEDDLRKGKQLVTDAMLRIGVVGTARDVIQRLERLAALGARHFSFGPPLGPDPLEAVAVIGREVIPYFRG from the coding sequence ATGAAGTTCAGCATCCGCCTGAACAACGACCTGCCGGTCGAGCGCACCGTCGCGCTGGCGCAGGCGGCCGAGCAGTACGGCTTCGACCAGTTCTGGGTCAGCCACGACCTGTTCCTGCGCTCGGCGTGGGTCATCCTGTCGGCGGTCGCGCAAGCGACGACGCGCATCCGCATCGGCACCGGCATCGTCAACCCGTACACGGCCAACCTTGGCGAGATCGCCATGGGCGCGGTCACGCTCGACGAGTTGTCGGGCGGGCGCTTCAACCTCGGCATCGGCGCGGGGGCGGCCGACTTCCTCGGATGGGTCGGCATCGTCCAGGATGCGCCGCTGACGGCGATGCGCGAATCGCTGGCGGTGCTGCGCCGCCTGTTTGCCGGCGAGCGCGCGGCATACGACGGCCGTTTTGTGCGCGGCTGGACCGACGAGGCGTATCTGCGGGTACCGGCGCGGCCCGTGCCGATCTACGTCGGCGCGATGAGCCCGCGTATGCTCGAACTGATTGGCGAGGCGGCTGACGGCGGCCTGCCACTATTGTTCCCGCCGGAGCACTACGCCAATGTGCAGCCGTTGGTGGCGGCCGGAGCGCACCGCGCCGGGCGCGATGTGGAACAGGTCGACCTGGCGGCGTGTATCTGGTGCTCGGTGTCCGCGGACCGCGCTGCGGCGCTCGACGCGCTGAAAGAGAAGGTCGCCTACTACGGCCATGCGCTAAGCCCGACGATCTACGCGCAGCTTGGGCTGTCGGCGGCCGACTTCGCGCCGATTCGCCAGGCGGTCGTCGTCGAAGATGACCTGCGCAAGGGCAAGCAACTGGTCACGGATGCCATGCTGCGCATCGGCGTCGTGGGCACGGCCCGCGACGTGATTCAACGCCTGGAACGGTTGGCGGCGTTGGGCGCGCGCCATTTCAGTTTCGGCCCGCCGCTCGGCCCCGACCCGCTGGAAGCGGTCGCGGTGATCGGGCGCGAGGTCATACCATATTTTCGCGGTTGA
- a CDS encoding RidA family protein — protein sequence MSERQRISTGTPWESIAGYARAVRAGNLIWVSGTTASDESGRVVAPGDPGAQARTILDKIERTLAAAGARLPDVVRTRIYVTDYAHWEPVARAHGERFAQYHPANTLVVVRSLVPSEALVEIEADALIGEP from the coding sequence ATGAGCGAGCGCCAGCGCATTTCGACCGGCACGCCGTGGGAGTCGATCGCGGGCTACGCGCGTGCCGTGCGCGCCGGCAACCTGATCTGGGTGTCGGGCACGACGGCCAGCGACGAGTCCGGCCGCGTGGTTGCGCCTGGCGACCCGGGCGCGCAGGCGCGCACCATTCTCGACAAGATCGAGCGGACGCTGGCGGCGGCCGGCGCTCGCCTGCCCGACGTGGTGCGCACGCGCATCTATGTGACCGACTACGCGCACTGGGAGCCGGTGGCGCGAGCGCACGGCGAGCGGTTCGCGCAGTACCACCCGGCCAATACGCTCGTCGTCGTGCGCTCGCTGGTGCCGTCCGAGGCACTCGTCGAGATCGAGGCCGACGCATTGATCGGCGAGCCATGA
- a CDS encoding M20/M25/M40 family metallo-hydrolase, whose product MQDIYKYIDEHRNDFIGRAQKLVRQPSVAAQGVGVKETSAIVIAMIESVGAKARRIETKGQPVVYGELAANMPRTLSLYNHYDVQPAEPLDLWQHDPWRAEMHDGKIYGRGIADDKGDFVARICAIEAIQKLRGHMPLNIKFIVEGEEEIGSPNLEQFADANAALLKADACMWEGGGKNANEVPEIGLGVKGIAYFQLSVQTSNVDIHSAYAAIIPNAAWRLNWALATLKDQKERVQIKGFYDKVVKPTRADRDAMKRIKSSEKQLKKLWGFKDYVLGVKGDALQERLTFQPTCTICGVWSGYAGAGVKTVLPKEAFAKVDFRLVPDQDPEEVGRLLRRHLDGRGFKDVKVELLAAERPARTPIDAPFAAVCAEAVKKVWNVAPVVNPMVAGSGPMHALGAKFGIPTVMPAGIGYAGCNVHAPNENVRVDDYIAGIKYFATIFMDFAH is encoded by the coding sequence ATGCAAGATATCTACAAGTACATTGACGAGCATCGCAACGACTTCATCGGCCGCGCCCAGAAGCTGGTGCGCCAGCCATCGGTGGCGGCGCAGGGCGTCGGCGTCAAAGAGACGAGCGCGATCGTCATCGCGATGATCGAGTCGGTCGGCGCGAAGGCGCGCCGCATCGAAACCAAAGGCCAGCCGGTCGTGTACGGCGAGTTGGCGGCCAACATGCCGCGCACGCTGTCGCTGTACAACCATTACGACGTGCAGCCCGCCGAGCCGCTCGACCTCTGGCAGCATGACCCGTGGCGCGCCGAAATGCACGACGGCAAGATCTACGGGCGCGGCATCGCCGACGACAAGGGCGACTTTGTGGCGCGCATCTGCGCGATCGAGGCGATCCAGAAGCTGCGCGGCCACATGCCATTGAACATCAAGTTCATCGTCGAGGGCGAAGAGGAGATCGGCTCACCCAATCTCGAGCAGTTCGCGGACGCGAACGCTGCGCTGCTCAAGGCTGACGCGTGCATGTGGGAGGGCGGCGGCAAGAATGCCAACGAAGTGCCGGAGATCGGCCTCGGCGTGAAAGGCATCGCCTACTTCCAGTTGAGTGTGCAGACATCGAACGTCGATATTCACTCGGCGTATGCGGCGATCATCCCGAACGCCGCATGGCGGCTGAACTGGGCGCTGGCGACGCTGAAGGACCAGAAAGAGCGCGTGCAGATCAAGGGCTTCTATGACAAGGTCGTCAAGCCGACGCGCGCCGACCGCGACGCGATGAAGCGTATCAAATCCTCCGAAAAACAGCTCAAGAAGCTGTGGGGCTTCAAGGATTACGTGCTCGGCGTGAAAGGCGACGCGCTGCAAGAGCGGCTGACGTTCCAGCCGACCTGCACCATCTGCGGCGTCTGGAGCGGTTATGCCGGCGCGGGCGTCAAGACGGTGCTGCCCAAAGAGGCGTTTGCCAAGGTCGATTTCCGTCTCGTGCCCGACCAGGACCCGGAAGAAGTCGGCAGACTGCTGCGGCGGCACCTCGACGGCCGCGGCTTCAAGGACGTTAAGGTCGAACTGCTGGCCGCCGAAAGGCCGGCGCGCACGCCGATCGACGCGCCGTTCGCGGCGGTCTGCGCCGAGGCCGTCAAGAAGGTCTGGAACGTCGCGCCGGTCGTCAACCCGATGGTGGCCGGCTCCGGCCCGATGCACGCGCTCGGCGCAAAGTTCGGCATTCCGACGGTCATGCCGGCCGGCATCGGCTATGCCGGGTGCAACGTGCATGCGCCGAACGAAAACGTGCGCGTGGACGACTACATCGCCGGCATCAAATATTTCGCGACGATCTTCATGGACTTCGCGCATTAG
- a CDS encoding GNAT family N-acetyltransferase, translated as MPFTFTTAAQVTLRAVVDALCLVYPDDGETLDGYSAMVAAHNVDLARSPITLDETGAVAGMVLLGMRDRRGWCCDVAVVPSHQNRGLGQALMRRADAEAARAGLRALQLEVRDDNAPARHVYEKNGYRYTRRLPCYIATLDGLGWRYMRSPSGLTVARDESGDAVRRWHGTRFVAAPPWERELPSLLARRNRAAWTALSDGREVACLACSWPDDRRRLNIDLLALTNDTTHTDVRVLAAAAMRETGIETLRMGLEPADSRAAVMLREFGFRVDKDLWEMIKNVPE; from the coding sequence ATGCCATTCACGTTTACCACCGCCGCGCAGGTGACTTTACGGGCCGTTGTCGACGCGCTCTGCCTGGTGTACCCGGATGACGGCGAGACGCTGGATGGGTACTCCGCCATGGTCGCCGCGCACAATGTTGACCTGGCGCGCTCGCCGATTACGCTCGACGAGACGGGCGCCGTGGCGGGCATGGTGCTGCTCGGTATGCGCGACCGGCGCGGCTGGTGCTGCGACGTGGCGGTCGTGCCGAGTCATCAGAATCGCGGGCTGGGGCAGGCGCTGATGCGCCGGGCCGATGCCGAGGCGGCGCGCGCCGGTCTGCGCGCGCTGCAACTGGAAGTGCGCGACGATAATGCCCCGGCGCGCCATGTGTACGAGAAGAACGGCTATCGCTACACCCGCCGCCTGCCGTGCTACATCGCGACGCTGGATGGACTCGGCTGGCGCTATATGCGCAGCCCGTCGGGCCTGACCGTTGCGCGCGACGAGTCGGGTGATGCGGTGCGGCGCTGGCACGGCACCCGCTTCGTCGCCGCGCCCCCCTGGGAGCGCGAACTGCCGTCTCTGCTGGCCCGGCGCAACCGGGCCGCGTGGACCGCGCTGTCGGATGGCCGCGAAGTGGCGTGCCTGGCGTGCAGTTGGCCCGACGACCGGCGGCGGCTGAATATCGACCTGCTCGCCCTGACGAACGACACGACCCATACCGATGTGCGCGTGCTGGCTGCCGCCGCGATGCGCGAGACCGGCATCGAGACGCTGCGCATGGGGTTGGAGCCGGCCGACAGCCGCGCGGCCGTCATGCTGCGCGAGTTTGGCTTCCGCGTGGACAAAGATCTCTGGGAAATGATCAAGAACGTGCCGGAATAG
- a CDS encoding amidohydrolase family protein, with translation MPPTRTLIKASHIIAYDGKRHRHLKDGVVVIEGDRIIHVGKTWTGAADVTIDAAGRVVTPGMINTHTHLSESPLDRSLVEDTGKRNFYNSALFDMLPGRSGAEDEEMMQICLDFSFAELLQTGTTTVVEMGPKDLYDYTADTAARYGVRVYVGMGYRSGRWYSDDGKAVKYEWNEAQGIRDMDDGVAWLEKNHGTRGGLVNALLAPRQVDTCSAALLKRTREAANRLKAPVTLHTSQSVVEFQEMIRRNGCTPIEWLRDIGFLGPDVLLGHAIIISGHSWANYAGDDLGIMASTGVSVAHAPWVFVRRGVTMESFYKYMQAGINMTLGTDSAPQNMIESLRYASIFAKLIERQTEIMRASHVFDAATLGGARALGRDDLGRIAPGAKADLLIWEGASHSMAPLRDPIRNIVYNSQASDIRTTIVNGRVVMHDGVVVGAPDMRALAQRMQAAGERMWPAMQKGDWGHRTVDQMSPMSYAEWDGA, from the coding sequence ATGCCCCCCACCCGCACCCTCATCAAGGCTTCCCACATCATCGCCTATGACGGCAAGCGCCACCGCCACCTCAAGGACGGCGTCGTCGTGATCGAAGGCGACCGCATCATCCACGTCGGCAAAACGTGGACCGGCGCCGCCGACGTGACGATCGACGCCGCCGGCCGCGTGGTGACGCCCGGCATGATCAACACACACACGCACCTGAGCGAGTCGCCGCTCGATCGCTCGCTCGTCGAGGACACCGGCAAGCGCAACTTCTACAACAGCGCACTATTCGATATGCTGCCCGGCCGCAGCGGAGCCGAGGACGAGGAGATGATGCAGATCTGCCTCGACTTCTCGTTCGCCGAACTCTTGCAGACCGGCACGACGACCGTCGTCGAGATGGGGCCAAAGGACCTGTACGACTACACCGCCGACACCGCCGCGCGCTACGGCGTCCGCGTTTACGTCGGCATGGGCTACCGTTCCGGCCGCTGGTACAGCGACGACGGCAAGGCGGTCAAGTATGAGTGGAACGAAGCGCAAGGCATACGCGACATGGACGACGGCGTCGCGTGGCTGGAGAAGAACCACGGCACGCGCGGCGGCCTGGTCAACGCCCTGCTGGCCCCGCGCCAGGTGGACACCTGCTCGGCAGCGCTGCTCAAGCGCACGCGCGAGGCGGCCAACCGGCTGAAGGCGCCGGTCACCCTGCACACCTCGCAGTCAGTGGTCGAGTTCCAGGAGATGATCCGCCGCAACGGCTGCACGCCGATCGAGTGGCTGCGCGACATCGGCTTCCTCGGCCCGGATGTATTGCTCGGCCATGCCATTATCATCAGCGGCCATTCGTGGGCCAACTACGCCGGCGACGACCTCGGCATCATGGCGTCAACCGGCGTGTCGGTCGCGCACGCGCCCTGGGTGTTCGTGCGGCGCGGCGTGACGATGGAGTCGTTCTATAAGTACATGCAGGCCGGCATCAACATGACGCTCGGCACCGACAGCGCGCCGCAGAACATGATCGAGTCGCTGCGCTACGCCAGCATCTTCGCCAAGCTGATCGAGCGGCAGACCGAGATCATGCGCGCCTCACACGTCTTCGACGCGGCGACGCTGGGCGGCGCGCGGGCGCTCGGCCGCGACGACCTCGGGCGGATCGCCCCCGGCGCGAAGGCCGACCTGCTGATCTGGGAGGGCGCGAGCCACTCGATGGCCCCGCTGCGCGACCCGATCCGCAACATCGTCTATAATTCACAGGCAAGCGACATCCGCACCACGATCGTCAATGGCCGCGTCGTCATGCATGACGGCGTGGTGGTCGGCGCGCCGGACATGCGGGCGCTGGCGCAGCGCATGCAGGCTGCCGGCGAGCGCATGTGGCCGGCGATGCAGAAGGGCGACTGGGGCCACCGCACCGTCGACCAGATGTCGCCGATGAGCTACGCTGAGTGGGACGGCGCGTGA
- a CDS encoding amidohydrolase family protein → MAPERTLIKASHIIAFDGKQHRYLKDGVVVYEGDSIIHVGRKFDGTLDHLIDATGKLVTPGLIDTHIHMGGSPLDKSFIEDHGKRNFFNSGLFEMLPARGAAQDQAASECCVEFSMMELLHTGTTTALEMGNVHDYTAAQAARFGVRAYIGPMYRSGRWYTDDGKTVKYHWDEAAGTAAFERAVKWIEENDGTHGGLVKGFLSPAQVDTCSEALLKRTREAATRMRVPVQMHTSQSVNEFREMVNRHGLSPIEWLESIGFLGPDVSLGHAIIVAGGAWAQFAGDDIAIMARHGVSVAHAPWVFARRGIAMESFARYLKAGINMTLGTDTAPQSMIEAMKFAAVISKIMDRQTEIATAADMFNAATLGGARAVGRDDLGRISAGAKADIVIWEAESLWMSPLRDPAKNIVYNAQAEDVKTVIVNGRVVMRDGVIPNAPSIQQMAQRLQEAGGRMWRNIPAGDWAEREADELTPQSFDYWDAA, encoded by the coding sequence ATGGCCCCCGAACGCACACTGATCAAAGCATCGCACATCATCGCCTTTGACGGCAAACAGCACCGCTATCTGAAGGACGGCGTCGTCGTCTATGAGGGCGACAGCATCATCCACGTCGGCCGGAAATTCGACGGCACGCTTGACCACCTGATCGACGCGACCGGCAAGCTCGTGACGCCCGGCCTCATCGACACACACATTCACATGGGCGGCTCGCCGCTCGACAAATCGTTCATCGAGGACCACGGCAAGCGCAACTTCTTCAACAGCGGCCTGTTCGAGATGCTGCCGGCGCGCGGCGCGGCGCAGGACCAGGCCGCCTCCGAGTGCTGCGTCGAGTTCTCGATGATGGAACTGCTGCACACCGGCACGACGACCGCGCTGGAGATGGGCAACGTGCACGACTACACGGCGGCGCAGGCGGCGCGCTTCGGCGTGCGCGCCTACATCGGGCCGATGTACCGCTCCGGCCGCTGGTACACCGACGACGGCAAGACCGTCAAGTACCACTGGGACGAGGCGGCGGGCACGGCGGCGTTCGAGCGCGCGGTCAAGTGGATCGAGGAGAACGACGGCACGCACGGCGGGCTGGTCAAGGGCTTCCTCTCACCGGCGCAGGTCGACACGTGCAGCGAGGCGCTGCTGAAGCGCACGCGCGAGGCGGCCACCCGCATGCGCGTGCCGGTGCAGATGCACACCTCGCAGTCGGTCAACGAGTTTCGCGAGATGGTCAACCGGCACGGCCTGTCGCCGATCGAGTGGCTGGAGAGCATCGGCTTCCTCGGCCCCGACGTCTCGCTCGGGCACGCGATCATCGTGGCGGGCGGCGCGTGGGCGCAGTTTGCCGGCGACGACATCGCGATCATGGCGCGGCACGGCGTCTCGGTGGCGCACGCGCCGTGGGTGTTCGCGCGGCGCGGCATCGCTATGGAGTCGTTCGCGCGCTACCTGAAGGCGGGCATCAACATGACGCTCGGCACGGACACCGCGCCGCAGTCGATGATCGAGGCGATGAAGTTCGCGGCCGTGATCAGCAAGATCATGGACCGCCAGACCGAAATCGCCACCGCCGCCGATATGTTCAACGCGGCGACGCTCGGCGGCGCGCGCGCCGTCGGCCGCGACGACCTCGGGCGCATCAGCGCCGGGGCCAAGGCCGACATCGTCATCTGGGAGGCCGAAAGCCTCTGGATGTCGCCGCTGCGCGATCCGGCCAAGAACATCGTCTACAACGCGCAGGCCGAGGACGTCAAGACGGTTATCGTCAACGGGCGCGTCGTCATGCGCGACGGCGTCATCCCGAACGCGCCGAGCATCCAGCAGATGGCGCAGCGCCTGCAGGAAGCCGGCGGGCGCATGTGGCGCAACATCCCGGCCGGCGACTGGGCCGAGCGCGAAGCCGACGAACTAACGCCGCAGAGCTTTGACTACTGGGACGCCGCCTAA
- a CDS encoding alpha/beta hydrolase, whose product MIDHFIRINNLRFHYLEWPRDGAPVMLLVHGFSGHALTWDVFAESMARRFRVIALDQRGHGDSDWADEYGTEHSVSDLREFIAALDLHQITLVAHSMGARNSMVYLNREPARVAKFVIVDIGPELSTAGGTRIRDGWQNSQDVFDSPEEAFAQLRAVNQRPPLEHHRTRVYHSLKQLPDGQWTWKYDKKLRTPGGQHAPHALITTADWWRMWQNIACPTLLVRGGLSDLLSPETAQKMTETNRHCTLVEIPGAGHSVPMDRPAEFEAAVREWLQP is encoded by the coding sequence GTGATCGATCATTTCATCCGCATCAACAACCTGCGCTTTCACTATCTGGAGTGGCCGCGTGACGGTGCGCCGGTCATGCTGCTCGTGCACGGCTTCAGCGGGCACGCGCTGACCTGGGATGTGTTCGCCGAATCGATGGCGCGTCGCTTCCGCGTGATTGCGCTCGACCAGCGCGGCCACGGCGACAGCGACTGGGCCGACGAGTACGGCACGGAGCACTCGGTCAGCGATCTGCGCGAGTTCATCGCCGCGCTCGACCTGCACCAGATCACGCTCGTCGCGCACTCGATGGGCGCGCGCAACAGCATGGTCTACCTGAACCGTGAGCCGGCGCGGGTGGCGAAGTTTGTGATCGTGGACATCGGGCCGGAGTTGAGCACGGCCGGCGGCACGCGCATCCGCGACGGCTGGCAGAACTCTCAGGACGTGTTCGATTCGCCGGAGGAGGCGTTCGCGCAGTTGCGCGCCGTCAACCAGCGCCCGCCGCTGGAGCACCACCGCACGCGCGTCTATCACAGCCTCAAGCAGTTGCCCGACGGCCAATGGACGTGGAAGTACGACAAGAAGCTGCGCACGCCCGGCGGCCAGCACGCGCCGCATGCGCTGATCACCACCGCCGACTGGTGGCGCATGTGGCAGAACATCGCCTGCCCGACCCTGCTCGTGCGCGGCGGCCTGTCCGACCTGCTGTCGCCCGAGACGGCGCAGAAGATGACCGAAACGAACCGGCACTGCACGCTGGTCGAAATCCCCGGCGCGGGTCATTCCGTGCCGATGGATCGCCCGGCGGAGTTTGAAGCAGCCGTGCGGGAATGGCTGCAACCATGA
- a CDS encoding nucleotidyltransferase family protein yields the protein MKTLDEIKRDLREQRGLLAERYGVAVVGIFGSQVRGEARTDSDVDLLADIVRPISLFELVGAELYLSDLLGMKVDLVPKRSLRAELRDIIINEAVAL from the coding sequence ATGAAGACCCTGGATGAAATCAAGAGGGATTTGCGAGAGCAACGCGGCCTACTCGCCGAGCGGTACGGGGTCGCGGTCGTCGGCATCTTCGGATCACAGGTTCGCGGTGAAGCGAGGACTGACAGTGATGTGGACCTCCTGGCGGACATCGTGCGTCCCATCAGCCTGTTCGAACTGGTTGGCGCAGAGCTGTATTTGAGCGACCTGCTGGGCATGAAGGTTGACCTGGTGCCGAAGCGGAGCCTGCGGGCAGAACTGCGAGACATCATTATCAACGAGGCGGTGGCGCTGTGA
- a CDS encoding nuclear transport factor 2 family protein, translating to MDRTYIERVFAAVAAKDLETVMAVFADDALLYDPHYPQPEMRGKAAIRRGLEWGMGSMQKFGFPIRNCWIDGDKAVIEVDTHHVLKGGMELKFPQIFVIETRDGLVTRLQSYVPYPPPGIPGMIGGLTRLQWRLTGKM from the coding sequence ATGGACCGCACCTATATCGAACGCGTATTCGCCGCCGTCGCGGCCAAAGACCTGGAGACGGTGATGGCCGTCTTCGCCGACGACGCGCTGTTGTACGACCCGCACTACCCCCAGCCGGAGATGCGCGGCAAGGCCGCCATCCGGCGCGGGCTGGAATGGGGCATGGGCAGCATGCAGAAGTTCGGCTTCCCGATCCGCAACTGCTGGATCGACGGCGACAAGGCCGTGATCGAGGTCGACACGCACCACGTGCTCAAAGGCGGCATGGAGCTCAAGTTCCCGCAGATCTTCGTGATCGAGACGCGCGACGGGCTGGTGACGCGCTTGCAGTCGTACGTACCATACCCGCCGCCGGGTATTCCCGGCATGATTGGCGGCCTCACCCGCTTGCAGTGGCGGCTGACCGGGAAGATGTAG
- a CDS encoding aldo/keto reductase, producing MDKRRFGRTNHKSSIIIFGAAALGEVSQADADRAIEAAVAHGVNHIDIAPSYGEAELRMGPWMKTHRKDVFLGCKTTERTKQGAWDELRRSLDRLQTDHFDLYQMHSLKSIADADEALGPGGALEAFLEAKAQGLTKYLGVTGHGLHIAATHLHALSRFDFDSVLFPLNPVLWANETYRADAERLLETARTRDLGVMCIKAWTKGPWGARARSYHTWYEPFDDAPTQRDVMRFALSQNGVTGLCSAGDVRLIDNILNAAETFMPMNLFEQSEMLKQSAQYENLFA from the coding sequence ATGGACAAACGACGATTCGGACGCACTAACCACAAGAGTTCGATCATCATCTTCGGCGCAGCAGCGCTCGGCGAGGTGTCGCAGGCCGACGCCGACCGCGCGATCGAGGCGGCGGTCGCGCACGGCGTCAACCACATCGACATCGCGCCGTCGTACGGCGAGGCCGAACTGCGCATGGGCCCGTGGATGAAGACACACCGCAAAGACGTGTTTCTGGGCTGCAAGACCACTGAGCGCACGAAGCAGGGCGCGTGGGACGAACTGCGCCGCTCGCTCGACCGCCTGCAGACCGACCACTTCGATCTCTACCAGATGCACTCGCTCAAGAGCATCGCGGACGCCGACGAGGCGCTCGGCCCCGGCGGCGCGCTCGAGGCGTTCCTCGAAGCGAAGGCGCAGGGGCTGACGAAGTACCTCGGCGTCACCGGCCACGGCCTGCACATCGCCGCGACGCACCTGCACGCGCTCAGCCGCTTCGACTTCGACTCGGTGCTGTTCCCGCTGAACCCGGTGCTGTGGGCGAACGAGACGTACCGCGCCGACGCCGAGCGCCTGCTGGAGACGGCGCGCACGCGCGACCTCGGCGTAATGTGCATCAAGGCGTGGACGAAGGGGCCGTGGGGCGCGCGCGCGCGCAGCTACCACACCTGGTACGAGCCGTTCGACGACGCGCCGACGCAGCGGGATGTCATGCGCTTTGCGCTCTCGCAGAACGGCGTGACCGGCCTGTGCAGCGCGGGCGACGTGCGGCTGATTGACAACATCCTGAACGCCGCCGAGACGTTCATGCCGATGAACCTGTTCGAGCAGTCCGAGATGCTGAAGCAGTCGGCGCAGTACGAGAACCTGTTCGCATAG
- a CDS encoding DUF2442 domain-containing protein, whose amino-acid sequence MRDGTRYHAQYPVSAYTFPREAHIHAVQFDAEYIHVDLTDGRRISMPLWWIPTLFNAPAEEREKYEIDRSRSMLVWNPAHCSINDELRIIDYLEPARGTE is encoded by the coding sequence ATGAGAGACGGAACACGTTACCACGCGCAATACCCGGTTTCGGCCTACACGTTTCCACGCGAAGCGCACATTCATGCTGTGCAATTTGACGCGGAATACATCCACGTCGATTTGACCGACGGTCGCCGTATCTCTATGCCGCTTTGGTGGATACCGACACTCTTCAATGCGCCAGCCGAAGAGCGCGAGAAATACGAGATTGACCGCAGTCGAAGCATGCTCGTCTGGAATCCGGCGCATTGCAGTATCAACGACGAGTTGCGCATCATAGACTACCTCGAGCCAGCGCGCGGTACAGAATAG
- a CDS encoding alanine racemase — translation MPDIPLNEYRVANEAELATPALLIYPKLVEHNVKVTLKFCDGDVNRWRPHVKTVKLGSVMKQYLGLGIQQFKCATTLELETLCKVGAPDALLSFAVVGANARRVRALAEQYPQTRISVLLESEAQVAQWRGAHVGVFIDVNPGMNRSGLAVGLRGQLEPIIRAVRNAGLEFRGLHWYDGHRNQKDMAEREKLAHADYDALLGLVAGLERSGITIPEVITAGTPAFPVSLSYKPFGDATFVHRISPGTVGFHDTTTMEVLPQSLGFDYKPAAVVMAAVISRPTPTRVTADGGHKAVSADAGVPTCAVIGHGAWRPAGPSEEHLPIDLPEGEKLPEIGENLYLVPRHVCPTVNLHDYALLVVDGKVTGMERMAARGHDAPLPG, via the coding sequence ATGCCGGACATTCCGCTCAACGAATATCGCGTCGCCAACGAGGCCGAGTTGGCCACGCCCGCGTTGCTGATCTACCCGAAGCTGGTCGAGCACAACGTCAAGGTCACGCTGAAGTTCTGCGACGGCGACGTCAACCGCTGGCGCCCGCACGTCAAGACGGTCAAGCTCGGCTCGGTGATGAAGCAGTACCTGGGCCTCGGCATCCAGCAGTTCAAGTGCGCGACGACGCTCGAACTGGAGACGCTGTGCAAGGTCGGTGCGCCCGACGCGCTGCTCTCGTTTGCCGTCGTCGGCGCCAATGCGCGGCGCGTGCGCGCGCTGGCCGAGCAGTATCCGCAGACGCGCATTAGCGTGCTGCTCGAATCGGAGGCGCAGGTCGCGCAGTGGCGCGGCGCGCACGTCGGCGTGTTCATCGACGTGAACCCGGGCATGAATCGCAGCGGCCTGGCGGTCGGCCTGCGCGGCCAACTGGAGCCGATCATCCGTGCGGTACGCAACGCCGGATTGGAGTTTCGCGGCCTGCACTGGTACGACGGGCACCGCAACCAGAAGGATATGGCCGAACGCGAAAAGCTGGCGCATGCCGACTACGACGCGCTGCTGGGTCTCGTCGCCGGGCTGGAGCGGTCGGGCATCACAATTCCGGAAGTCATCACGGCGGGCACACCGGCGTTCCCGGTCTCGCTCTCGTACAAGCCGTTCGGCGACGCAACGTTCGTGCACCGCATCTCGCCGGGCACGGTCGGTTTCCACGATACAACGACGATGGAGGTCCTGCCGCAGTCGCTTGGCTTCGACTATAAGCCGGCCGCGGTCGTGATGGCGGCGGTCATCAGCCGGCCGACGCCGACGCGCGTGACGGCCGACGGCGGGCACAAGGCGGTCTCGGCCGACGCGGGCGTGCCGACCTGCGCGGTGATCGGGCACGGCGCGTGGAGGCCGGCCGGTCCCAGCGAGGAGCACCTGCCGATCGACTTGCCGGAAGGCGAGAAGCTGCCGGAGATCGGCGAGAACCTCTACCTGGTGCCGCGCCACGTCTGCCCGACGGTGAATCTGCACGACTACGCGCTGCTGGTGGTGGACGGCAAGGTGACGGGCATGGAGCGCATGGCCGCGCGCGGCCACGACGCGCCGCTGCCGGGATAA